In Metarhizium brunneum chromosome 3, complete sequence, a genomic segment contains:
- the nog-2 gene encoding Nucleolar GTP-binding protein 2: MGTGKKEANRRIRQGKTGDGLANVRVKGENFYRNAKKVKTLNMYKEGKAQRNSEGKITKAASFQSRDVPDARIEPNRKWFTNTRVVSQDTLKAFRDAMAEKANDPYQVLLKSNKLPMSLIRDGQDAKGIKQHDAKVAVETSPFAEVFGPKAQRKRVKLNVSSLTDLAGDTEKSMDTYEVRLEQARLLSGISGQDEEERQVAMAIEPVFDKGQSKRIWNELYKVIDSSDVVIHVLDARDPVGTRCHSIEKYLKEEAPHKHLIFVLNKCDLVPTSVAASWVRNLSREYPTLAFHASINNSFGKGSLIQLLRQFSSLHADRKQISVGLIGGPNTGKSSIINTLLKKKVCAVAPIPGETKVWQYVSLMKRIYLIDCPGVVPPSSTDTPTDLVLRGVVRVEKVEHPEQYITAVLDKVKRHHMEKTYDLKGWTNAVELLELLARKSGRLLRGGEPDLDGVAKMVLNDFMRGKIPWFTPAPSRNTDDNGVTDRDGRLGEMPKKRDLEDAGDTSNSVSAKTAANQPGSGRGYDREEVFEGFSSDYDAPSPTDLKDEAKADGNDPDFAPADFSQRLHEMGMVQPNVTFSPSSTAKNDVRKVASDPSMIQYPPNKQNATLSVLEARRHLQQQANDDIAKTGLHGRQYKRFVDMRILINTIKLRDQGMTYAEIEERHCLEPGTVKKLGRHGVFSHVSATR; encoded by the exons ATGGGGACAGGTAAGAAAGAGGCCAACAGGCGAATTCGCCAAGGGAAAACTGGAGATGGCCTTGCAAATGTTCGCGTCAAGGGTGAGAACTTCTATCG CAATGCGAAGAAAGTCAAGACCTTGAATATGTACAAGGAGGGGAAAGCGCAGAGAAATTCGGAAGGGAAAATCACGAAGGCAGCTTCTTTCCAGTCCCGAGATGTCCCAGATGCTCGAATCGAGCCGAACCGAAAGTGGTTCACAAATACTCGTGTTGTGTCGCAGGACACACTCAAGGCATTCCGTGATGCCATGGCAGAGAAGGCAAATGATCCATATCAGGTCCTCCTAAAATCAAATAAACTTCCCATGAGCCTCATCCGAGATGGTCAAGATGCTAAGGGGATCAAGCAACATGATGCTAAAGTGGCGGTGGAAACATCACCTTTTGCAGAGGTATTCGGTCCAAAGGCGCAGCGCAAACGAGTCAAGCTTAATGTTAGCAGTCTGACAGATCTCGCCGGAGATACTGAGAAGAGTATGGACACATACGAAGTCCGTTTAGAGCAAGCTAGACTGCTGAGCGGAATATCAGGccaggatgaagaggagcGACAGGTGGCGATGGCAATTGAGCCTGTCTTCGACAAAGGCCAGAGCAAACGAATTTGGAATGAGCTGTACAAGGTCATTGATTCCTCCGACGTGGTCATTCACGTCCTTGATGCTCGTGACCCAGTGGGAACCCGTTGCCACAGCATCGAGAAGTATCTCAAAGAAGAGGCGCCACACAAGCATTTGATTTTCGTACTGAACAAGTGTGATCTTGTTCCTACCAGCGTCGCT GCCTCCTGGGTTCGAAATCTATCTAGGGAATACCCCACATTAGCCTTCCATGCTAGCATCAACAACTCGTTCGGCAAAGGATCCCTAATTCAGTTGTTGAGACAGTTTTCCTCTTTACACGCAGACAGGAAACAAATTTCTGTTGGACTAATTGGAGGGCCAAACACCGGCAAATCGTCCATCATTAATACGcttttgaaaaaaaaagtctgcGCAGTGGCCCCAATTCCTGGGGAGACCAAAGTCTGGCAATATGTAAGCCTGATGAAGAGAATTTACCTTATTGATTGCCCAGGTGTGGTCCCTCCGTCTAGTACCGATACTCCCACCGACCTCGTTCTACGTGGTGTTGTCCGGGTCGAGAAGGTAGAGCATCCGGAGCAATACATCACTGCTGTCCTGGACAAGGTGAAGCGCCATCATATGGAGAAGACGTACGATCTTAAGGGATGGACCAACGCGGTTGAacttcttgagctccttgcCAGGAAAagtggccgtcttcttcgcgGAGGGGAACCCGATTTAGATGGCGTTGCTAAAATGGTCTTGAACGATTTTATGAGGGGCAAAATTCCTTGGTTTACACCTGCCCCGTCTAGAAACACTGATGACAATGGCGTCACCGACCGTGACGGGCGGCTCGGCGAGATGCCAAAGAAACGTGACCTGGAAGATGCCGGCGATACTTCCAACTCCGTTTCCGCGAAAACAGCTGCTAATCAGCCGGGAAGCGGGAGGGGTTACGACCGTGAAGAGGTCTTTGAAGGATTCAGCAGCGACTACGATGCTCCGTCACCGACGGACCTGAAGGATG AAGCAAAAGCAGATGGAAACGACCCTGACTTCGCACCTGCCGACTTCTCCCAACGTCTCCATGAAATGGGCATGGTACAACCGAATGTAACATTctcaccgtcatcaacagccAAAAATGATGTCCGAAAAGTGGCAAGCGATCCTTCAATGATTCAATACCCGCCAAACAAACAGAATGCTACATTATCGGTCCTGGAAGCCCGTCGACATCTCCAACAACAGGCGAATGATGATATCGCTAAAACCGGACTACATGGAAGGCAGTACAAAAGATTCGTCGACATGAGGATCTTgatcaacaccatcaaacTGCGGGATCAGGGTATGACATATGCGGAAATTGAGGAGCGCCACTGCCTCGAGCCTGGAACAGTCAAAAAACTTGGTCGTCATGGAGTTTTTTCACATGTCTCTGCAACTAGGTAA
- the ARD_1 gene encoding D-arabinitol 2-dehydrogenase, which translates to MSGSAPAFRQLVNASRSTVSAVVPGPLHSIQRGASHSSARSRNIVSSTKSRLLPEFSLKNKVVVVSGGARGLGLVQAEALLEAGATVHAIDRLPSPANDLSSPFSEVSQRAKDELGTALTYHQADVRDVALLNKIMENIANQSNRLDGLIAAAGINHETQALEHSADVANRIMSINVTGVFMTAQAAARQMVRLKQPGSICLIASMSGTIANKGMYAPAYNASKAAVIQLCRSLAAEWGQHGIRVNSLSPGYIMTQMLQNLFDDFPERKVLWPTENMLNRLSMPHEFRGAAVFLLSDASSFMTGSDLRIDGGHAAW; encoded by the exons ATGTCCGGGTCCGCCCCCGCATTCAGGCAGTTGGTCAATGCCTCCCGTAGCACAGTGTCCGCTGTTGTCCCTGGGCCGCTTCACTCAATCCAGCGGGGGGCTTCACATAGCTCCGCGAGAAGCCGCAACATCGTTTCCAGTACAAAGTCTCGCTTACTGCCCGAATTTTCGCTCAAGAACAAAGTAGTGGTTGTGTCCGGTGGTGCCCGAGGACTGGGCCTTGTCCAGGCAGAGGCCCTGCTCGAGGCAGGCGCAACAG TCCACGCTATTGACAGGCTCCCCTCTCCTGCCAATGATCTCAGTTCGCCCTTCTCGGAAGTCTCCCAGAGGGCAAAGGACGAGCTTGGTACTGCTTTAACTTATCACCAAGCAGATGTCAGGGATGTTGCGCTTTTAAACAAAATCATGGAAAACATCGCCAACCAGTCTAATCGCCTGGACGGACTTATTGCAGCAGCAGGCATCAATCACGAGACCCAGGCTCTGGAGCATAGCGCCGACGTGGCCAATCGTATAATGAGCATTAACGTTACAGGCGTCTTCATGACAGCACAGGCAGCCGCTCGTCAAATGGTTCGTCTCAAACAGCCAGGTAGCATTTGCCTCATCGCCAGTATGAGTGGCACCAtcgccaacaagggcatGTACGCACC GGCATACAATGCATCGAAAGCAGCCGTCATTCAATTATGCAGGAGTCTGGCGGCGGAATGGGGCCAGCATGGCATCAGAGTAAACTCCCTCTCGCCGGGCTATATTATGACCCAGATGTTACAGAATCTTTTCGACGACTTTCCCGAGCGCAAGGTCTTATGGCCGACAGAAAACATGCTCAACCGCCTGAGCATGCCTCATGAGTTCCGCGGTGCAGCTGTGTTTCTGCTGAGTGATGCCAGTAGTTTCATGACGGGTAGTGACCTTCGTATCGACGGAGGCCATGCAGCTTGGTGA
- the avt3_0 gene encoding Vacuolar amino acid transporter 3 codes for MDDHDATPNSLRHGAILDRYLPEGYSADPEVSLSSQPTVESIAEHGRSVEQVLGPSTTTVLPGVGIAESSSTNPDDLSSETLESSLKLQGGDIHRDMFKIKAQANSLRRAATFSHQPSPRLGPADEHAHHGRHRRRFSGTVIITKNFVDFLDLYGSFAGEDLEDEDTSEDESAIDDHDVDEPNERRPLIDRPFTRRRRSSRRLAREGDASTVKTFFTLLKAFIGTGIMFLPKAFRNGGILFSSLTLVAVSLINCLCFRLLLDCRQRYGGGYGELGASIVGPKFRGLILGSIALSQLGFVCTGLIFTAENLYSFLDAVTRGQRNVDVGVPSLIALQLLPLVPLVLIRKISKLGPAALLADIFILVGLVYIWQFDIRALATHGMAPSVQLFNPSAFTLTIGSAIFTFEGIGLILPIQSSMKKPEQFSGLLYFVMLLITVFFTSVGALCYATFGEETKIQIISNFPQDSVVVNAVQLLYSLAVLAGEPVQLFPAVRIIETSLFGERATGKKSLAIKWQKNAARTLVMGLCVGISIVGASDLDKFVALIGSFACVPLVYIYPAYLHYKGIAESSWAKALDMAIMIVGLVAMLYTTSVTSAQWIQS; via the coding sequence ATGGACGACCATGACGCGACCCCGAATAGCTTACGGCACGGCGCCATTCTCGACAGATATCTCCCGGAAGGCTACTCCGCTGACCCAGAAGTGAGCTTATCGTCTCAACCCACGGTAGAAAGCATAGCGGAACATGGACGAAGCGTGGAACAAGTCTTGGGgccatcgacgacgacagtcTTGCCTGGGGTTGGTATCGCCGAATCATCATCAACTAACCCCGATGACTTGTCGTCAGAGACTCTCGAATCATCGCTAAAGCTACAAGGTGGAGATATACACCGTGACATGTTCAAGATTAAAGCCCAGGCGAATTCACTGCGGCGAGCTGCGACATTCTCCCATCAACCATCTCCACGTTTGGGCCCGGCTGACGAACATGCACACCACGGCAGGCATCGTCGGAGGTTTAGTGGCACTGTGATCATTACGAAGAACTTCGTCGATTTTCTAGACCTATATGGCAGTTTTGCCGGCGAGGATTTAGAAGATGAAGACACATCCGAGGATGAGTCTGCGATCGACGACCATGACGTAGACGAGCCAAACGAACGCCGGCCACTCATTGATCGCCCATTCACACGACGACGCAGAAGCTCCAGGCGGTTGGCACGAGAAGGCGATGCTAGCACTGTGAAAACCTTCTTCACACTTCTCAAAGCCTTCATTGGAACTGGCATTATGTTTCTTCCCAAAGCGTTTCGTAATGGGGGTATCCTCTTCTCGTCCCTGACGTTGGTGGCTGTGTCACTGATCAACTGCCTGTGCTTTCGCCTCTTGCTTGACTGTCGGCAGAGATATGGCGGCGGCTATGGCGAACTCGGAGCGTCCATCGTTGGTCCCAAGTTCCGCGGTCTCATTCTCGGCTCGATTGCGTTATCCCAGTTGGGGTTCGTCTGCACCGGACTGATCTTTACTGCAGAAAACCTATATTCCTTCTTGGATGCTGTAACTCGGGGCCAAAGAAATGTTGATGTTGGGGTACCGAGCCTGATTGCTCTGCAGCTTCTACCTCTTGTGCCACTGGTCCTCATTCGAAAAATCTCCAAGTTAGGGCCCGCCGCCTTGCTTGCTGATATCTTTATtcttgttggccttgtaTACATTTGGCAATTTGATATACGGGCCTTGGCAACGCATGGAATGGCACCTAGCGTGCAACTGTTCAATCCTTCGGCATTCACTTTGACTATAGGTTCTGCCATCTTCACTTTCGAGGGTATAGGTCTCATCTTGCCTATTCAGTCCAGCATGAAGAAACCGGAACAATTCAGTGGGCTACTATACTTTGTGATGTTGCTCATTACAGTCTTCTTCACATCAGTCGGTGCCCTTTGTTATGCTACTTTTGGCGAAGAAACGAAGATTCAGATCATTTCCAACTTTCCCCAGGACTCAGTGGTAGTCAATGCGGTGCAATTACTGTACTCTCTTGCCGTCCTAGCAGGCGAGCCTGTCCAGTTGTTTCCAGCCGTACGTATCATTGAAACGTCATTGTTTGGGGAGAGAGCTACTGGCAAGAAGAGCCTTGCCATTAAGTGGCAGAAGAATGCGGCTAGGACCCTAGTAATGGGTCTCTGTGTTGGCATCAGTATCGTTGGTGCCAGCGATTTGGACAAGTTTGTGGCCTTGATTGGAAGTTTTGCATGTGTGCCACTTGTATACATCTACCCGGCGTATCTGCATTATAAGGGTATTGCGGAATCTTCATGGGCAAAGgcgttggacatggccataATGATTGTGGGCTTGGTTGCCATGCTTTATACCACATCGGTCACTTCTGCTCAATGGATACAAAGCTAG
- the VRG4_1 gene encoding GDP-mannose transporter — MGDKKNEDFVVQISDRGFAGNEKEAFTTKATPSGTRGQNEFSQSLSKLDNSPPLSVVAYCFSSISMTVVNKYVVSGTFWNLNFFYLAIQAVVCIAAISVCKSLGLIQNLAPFDRNKARKWFPISLLLVGMIYTSTKALQFLSVPVYTIFKNLTIIVIAYGEVLWFGGSVTPLALLSFGLMVLSSVVAAWADIQSAIAGDFGHADSSAAMSTLNAGYAWMGLNVFCTASYVLGMRKVIKKMNFKDWDKDWSGTNFAKNFPDESRNRIIIGMVYSGLAAIFISYCSAWCIRVTSSTTYSMVGALNKLPIAISGLVFFAAPVTFGSVSAIVIGFVSGIVYAWARVRQSSGSKDSLPTSRPPMSASSQSSRDAANS; from the exons ATGGGCGACAAGAAGAACGAGGACTTTGTCGTGCAAATATCTGATAGGGGCTTTGCTGGAAATGAGAAGGAGGCTTTCACGACCAAGGCTACTCCATCGGGAACCCGTGGGCAAAATGAATTCAGCCAGTCGTTGTCAAAGTTGGACAACAGCCCCCCGCTCTCCGTTGTGGCCTATTGTTTCTCTTCTATCAGTATGACTGTTGTAAACAAATATGTGGTATCAGGAACGTTTTGGAATCTGAATTTCTTCTATCTTGCCATCCAG GCAGTTGTTTGCATCGCGGCCATTTCGGTCTGCAAATCTCTCGGACTTATACAAAATCTCGCACCCTTTGACCGGAACAAGGCTAGAAAAT GGTTCCCGATCTCGCTCCTACTCGTCGGTATGATCTATACTAGCACCAAAGCATTACAGTTTCTTTCTGTTCCGGTATACACGATCTTCAAGAACTTGACCATTATCGTCATCGCTTATGGTGAAGTTTTGTGGTTTGGTGGCAGCGTGACTCCGCTTGCCCTGTTATCGTTCGGGCTTATGGTTCTCAGTTCCGTGGTTGCTGCCTGGGCAGATATACAGAGCGCGATCGCTGGCGACTTCGGACATGCTGACTCCTCGGCAGCCATGTCTACCCTAAATGCTGGGTACGCATGGATGGGGTTGAATGTCTTTTGCACCGCGTCGTATGTGCTGGGCATGCGCAAAGTGATCAAGAAGATGAACTTTAAAGACTGGGATA AAGATTGGTCGGGTACCAACTTCGCCAAGAACTTCCCTGACGAATCGCGTAACCGGATTATCATCGGCATGGTTTACTCTGGATTAGCAGCAATATTTATCTCGTACTGCTCTGCGTGGTGCATCAGAGTCACATCATCCACCACGTACTCAATGGTGGGAGCCCTTAACAAGCTGCCCATCGCCATCAGCGGGCTAGTCTTCTTTGCGGCCCCAGTCACATTCGGCAGTGTGTCGGCCATCGTCATTGGGTTCGTGAGTGGCATTGTTTATGCGTGGGCTAGAGTGCGGCAGTCAAGCGGTTCAAAAGACTCCCTCCCAACTAGCCGTCCGCCCATGAGCGCCAGCTCTCAGAGCAGCCGAGACGCCGCAAATTCTTGA